CAAAGAGCGGCTCAGCCAGGCTATCCACAACGCCGGTGAACGCGCCGCCGGGCCGTATATCGCCCTCAACTGCCAGCTGTTGCCGCAGGCGCAGGGGCTACGTGAACTGCTGGGCAGCGACGCCAGCGAAGAAGAGGCCGGCCAGCTGAGCAAATTCGAATTGGCCAACGGCGGTACGCTGTACCTCGAACAGATCGAATACCTGCCGGCGGAGATGCAGTCGGCGTTGCTGCAGGTGCTGAAAACCGGCGTGGTGATCCGCCTCAATTCCAGCCGGGTGATCCCGGTCAATGTGCGGGTGATCGCCGGCAGCGCCGCCGATCTGCCGCTGCTGGTGCAGCAAAACCGCTTCCGCCGCCAGCTGTTTTACAGCCTGCAAGCCTTCGAGATCCAGATCCCGCCGCTGCGCCAGCGGCTGAGCGATATTCCGCTGCTGGTCAAACACCATCTGCGCACGCTGGAGCAGCATTTTCAGTGTCGCTTTCGGGTGGATGACGAAGTGATGGCCCAGCTGGTGCTCTACCTGTGGCCGGGCAACGATTTGGAACTGAAAGGGGTGGTGGAGCGCGCGGCGATGATCTGCCACGGCCACCACATCCAGTTAGCAGATTTGCCGGCACACCTGCTCGGCCAGCCATCGCTGCTGGAGAGCGATCCGCAGCCCGGCGCGCCGCTGTTGACGCTGACGGAGATGGAGCGCCAGGCGATCCTCCGCGCGGCGACCGTCAGCCGAGGTCAGCTGACGGAGATGGCGCAGTTGCTGGGCATCGGCCGTACCACCCTCTGGCGGAAGATCAAACAGCATGGGATCGACATCCGCCAGTTCAAGCTGCGCGCCTGAACGCCTAGTGGCTGAGCTGCAATACTCCGCGCGCAGCGTCCAGCATCGCCTTCTGCCCGCTGCGGGTTTTGCTCAGGCAATCCTGCATGCCGACCACCATCGGAATGCCCATCGCCTTCGCCAGAATGGCGCTGTGCGACAGGGCATTACCACCGCTGAGGCAGATGCCGAGCACCAGCCGCCTGTCGAGCATCACCACCTCTGAAGGCATCAGCTCGTCCATCACCAGTATCGACGGCTCTGCCAACGCGATGGCCGGCAGCGGCAGCCCCTGCAGATGGCACAGCGTACGGCGCAGCATGTCGCGCACGTCCAGTTCGCGTGCCCGCATATAGTCGTCATCCAGCTCGCGGTACTCTTCGGCGATCGCCTCCAACACCTGCCGCCAGGCCTGTTCGGCGCTGCACAACTGCTGCGCGATGCGGGTGTAAGCCGCCTGCTGCAGATCCGGATCGTCCAGCAGCATACTGTGGGCGCCGAAGATCGCCGCCTGTGGCTTGCCGATCAGCGTGCCGGTGCGTTCCGCCAGCCGGTTCAGATCGCTCAGCGTGTGTTGTAGTGCCTCCCTCAGGCGCTGCTGTTCGCCCAGCACCTCGTCCGCACCAATCCGTCGATCGGCGGTTGGCGGCCAGAAGCTGTGGGCCTGAAACAGCGGCCCGCTGGTAACGCTTTCCGCCACCGGAATGCCATGCAGCGAAGGCTGCTGCCGCTCGGAAACCGTTTCACCGAAGTGTTGTTCCGCCAACGCTTTGAACGCCGCCAGCGCTTCGTCCGCCTGCGCGCCATCGGCGATCAGGCGAATGGTGTCACCGTGGCGCACCTGCAGCAGCGCCAGCTGATTGAGGCTGCGCGGATCGACGCACTGCCCCTGCTTTTCCAGTACCAATTCGGCCTTGAACGGCGCTAACGTCTCAACTAACCGCGCAGCTGGGCGCGCATGCAGCCCATGCGGGTTTTGCACCGTCCAGGTTACGCTTTTGCCCTGCGCCAGCGGCAAAGCCGCGCTTTTCGCCGTAGATGTGGCCTCGCCCAGCTGCGCCTGTTTAGCCTGCAGCGCACCCTGCGCCTCCGCCACCACCTGCTCCAGCGAAGCGCCGGAGTTGGCGGCGACTACCGCCGCCAGCGTGCCTTCGACCAGCGGCGCCGCACACAGCCGCACTTTGGCGGCCAAGTCCGGGTCCAACAGATCGAGCGCGGTTTCCGCGCTGAGCAGCGCGCTGCCCAGATCCATCAGCACCAGAACGCCATCGCCGTCGGCAACCGCTTCGATCGCCTCCATCACTTTGACCGCGTCGGTGCCGATCGGGTGTTTCTCGTCATCCACACCCGCCGCCAGCGCCAGTTTACAGCCGTCGCCGCGCATCATCTGCCGCGCCAACTGCTCAACGCCGCGCGCCAGCAACGCACTGTGCGAAACCACCACGATATTAATCATCTCGCCTCCTGCTACAGCTAACTACCGGCGACCTCGGCCAGCGTTTTCATCATCAGCATCACCGAAGTGGCGCCGGGATCCTGGTGGCCGATGCTGCGCTCACCCAGGTAACTGGCCCGCCCCTTGCGTGCCTGCATGGTAATGGTGTTCTCCACCGCCCGTTCGGCGCTGCCGGCGGCGCGCTGCAGTGCCTCCGACACGCTCAGATTCTGCTGCGCGGACTGACCGAGGCTTTCCACCACCGGCCACCAGACGTCGCACATGGTCTTGTCGCCCGGCTCCGCCTTACCGCGCATCACCACGCCTTCAACCCCCTCCTGCATCATCTGATGCAGCTCCGCCAAGTCCAGGCTTTGCTTGGCGTTCGCCGCCTGTGCCGCGCGGATGAAGAAGGTGCCGAACAGCGGACCGCTGGCGCCGCCCACGCTCGACAGCAGCGTCATGCCGGTGTTTTTCAGAATGAAGCCGATATCTTTGTCCGCCACCGACGGCAGCTTTTCCACCACCTTGTTGAAACCGCGATTCATGTTCAAACCGTGGTCAGCATCGCCGATCTCGGTGTCCAACTGCGTCAGAAAATCGCGCTCCCGGCTGAATACCTCGCCGCAACGCATCAGCCAATCGACAACCTGTTGTTTGGTCAACGCCATGATTCCTCCTCAGCAACCCCAACGCAGCGCAGGCGTTTTCACCGGCGCATCCCACAAGGACAACAGCTCATCGTCCACGTTCAATAGCGTGATGGACACGCCCTGCATATCGAGCGAAGTGCAATAAGAGCCCACCAGATTGCGTTCAATGATGATGCCCGCCTCGGCACAGCGCTCCACCAACCGATGATACACGCCATACAGCTCGGACAGCGGCGTAGCGCCCAGGTTGTTGACCAGCGCGATCACCCGATCGCCGCGCGTCAGCGGCTGCTTGGTCTGCATTTCATCGCGCCACTCGCCCTGCTGACGATCCCAGACGCGGATCGTGCGCTGATAGTGGCCGTGGTCAATCAACGTATGGAACATGTCATCCACCGCCGCGTTGAGCGTGGTGAACGGGCGACGCGCAATGCCCGGCTCGCCGTGAATGCCCACGCCGAATTCCATTTCGTTCTCTGCCAGGGTGAACGACGGCTTGCCGGCGGCCGGCACAGTGCAAGCCCCCAGCGCGATGCCGATTGAATGCCCGTGGTTGTTGATGCGATGCCCTAACGTCACCACGCTGTCCAGATCGTCGCCGCGCGCCGCGGCGGCGCCCAGCAGTTTCTCCATCAGCACGGTGTTGGCTACTCCGCGCCGCCCGGCGGTAAACAGGCTGTCTTTGACCGCCACGTCGTCATCCACCAGCACCGTCGCCACCGCAACGCCGCTGTCGTGCAACAGCTCGGTGGCGGTTTCGAAGTTAAGCACATCGCCGGTATAGTTCTTGATCAGCAGCAGCACCCCGGCACCCCCGTCGATCGCCTGGCCGCACTCGTACATTTTATCCGGCGTCGGCGAGGTGAAAATCTCGCCCGGACACGCGCCGTCGAGCATCCCTTCGCCAACGAAGCCACAGTGCATCGGCTCGTGGCCGCTACCGCCGCCGGACAGGATGGCCACCTTGCCCGCCACCGGCGCGTCGGCGCGGGTCACAAACACCGGATCCGCGTGCACCAGCAGCTCGGGATGCGCCTCCGCCAGCCCCTGCAACTGCTCTTCCAACACCGACTCAACCTGATTAATCAGTTTTTTCACGATGGTTTCCTCTTTAAGAGAACAGGGGCGCGGCACACAGCGCCCCAACGGTATCAATGACGCTGCAACCAGGCGGCACCCAACCTATCCGCCGTCAGGATCGCCGCCTGCACGCCCGCGGGGGTGACTTTGAACGGCATGTTGTGAATGGTTTCGCCTGGGGCGCAGCTGGCCTCAGCCACCGCCATGATCTTCGCCGTCGCATCGCCGGTGACGCCCATCTGCGCCAACGTGATCGGCAAGCCGATGCCATGACAAAACGCCAGCACGGTTTCAATCTGCGCCATAGGGCTGTTCTGCAGCACCAGCTGCGCCAGGGTGCCGAACGCCACTTTCTCGCCGTGATACAGGTGGTGGCACTCTTCCAGAACGGTAAAACCGTTGTGAATGGCATGCGCCGCCGCCAACCCGCTGCTCTCGAAACCGATGCCGCTCAGATAGGTATTGGCCTCAATGATGCGTTCCACCGCTTCCGTCACCACGCCGGCCTCGACCGCCAGTTTGGCTTTTACCCCTTCCGCCAGCAGCGTGTCATAACACAACCGCGCCAGGCTGAGCGCCGCCAGCGTCGATTTGCCGCCGGCCATGCTGGTGGCCTGAGCATCGAAACAGGCCTGAGCTTCGAAATAGGTGGAGAGCGCGTCGCCCATGCCGGCCACCAGCAGGCGCACCGGCGCTTTGGCGATGATGGTGCTGTCCATCACCACCATGTCTGGGTTGCGCGGGTAAATCAGGTATTCGGCGAATTCGCCCTGTTCGGTGTAGAGAACCGACAGCGCGCTGGTCGGCGCATCGGTGGAAGCGATGGTGGGAATGAGCACCACCGGCAACTGTTGGTAGTGCGCCACGGCCTTGGCAGTGTCGAGCGTCTTACCGCCGCCGACGCCGATCACCCCGCGGCAGCCGTGGGCCTGCAGCTCATGGCCGAGCCGGTCTATCTCTTTGCGGCAGCATTCGCCGTTGAAGCGGGCCGCGTGATGTTTCACACCGTGCTGCTGCAGGCTGCCCATCAGGGTGTCGCCCGCCAGCTGCATCACGAAGTCGTCGGCGATCACGAAGTAATGATCGGCAAGGGATTTAGCGTATTCGCCGACGGCGGCCAGCGCATTGGCGCCCTGAATATATTTGCCTGGTGACTGGATGATTCTCAACATAACCGGATCCTTGTAGGGAGTTGGCGATGGTAACGTTCAGATATCAGGTGATGACACGCCGACTTCTCGCCGGCTTGTTGTTGTGCTTCGACTATGAGCGCCCGCCGCCCGCCTGGCGAGCCTCGCGATTTTTGTTCCATTATGGAACATCATCATAGCGACAACGTTTCATTATGAAACGCCGACGCGCGTTTTTTCGCCGCGAAAGCGAACTGGCGCACACCCCAACGTATAACTGCGTAAAGAGTCGATTCTACGGGCGTTTCAGCTTTAATTTTGACCATGTTTCCCCTATCCTTAGCGCCACTACTGGGAAAGGGCGAAAACAGCCCGCATGATGGGATTGATAACGATGAAACGGACAAAAAACATCAACCAAGAGACGTTCCGCAAATCCTGGCGCAGCTACCGTGTCGCGCCCGTGGCCTTGGCGATCAGCGCTGTCTTTATGCTGGCCGGCTGCGAGAAGAGCGATGAAACGGTCTCCCTGTATCAGAATGCCGATGACTGTTCGCGCGCCAATCCTTCGATGAGCGAGCAGTGCACTACCGCCTACAACAACGCCCTGAAAGAGGCGGCGAAAACCGCGCCGAAATACGCTACCCGCGAAGACTGCGTCGCCGAGTTCGGCGAAGCGCAGTGCACCCAGGCTCCGGCGCAGGCCGGCATGGCGGCGGAATCGCAGAGCAGCGGCAGCTTCTGGATGCCGCTGATGGCGGGCTACATGATGGGTCGCCTGATGGGCGGCTCCGGCTTCGCGCAGCAACCGCTGTTCACCTCCAAGAACGCCGCCAGCCCGGCGAACGGCAAGTTTGTCGACGCCAGCGGCAAGAGCTACGGCCCGGCCACCGCCGGCGGCCGCACCATGACGGTGCCGAAAACCGCCATGGCGCCGAAGCCTGCGGTCACCAACACCGTTACCCGCGGTGGCTTCGGCGAGACCGTGGCCAAGCAGACCAGCATGCAGCGCAGCAGCGCCACCTCCCACTCCGGCTCTCGCAGCATGGGCGGTTAATGCATGAAACGTATTGCTATTACCGAGCGCCCGGACTGGCGTGAAAAAGCGACCGAGTTCGGTTTCCGTTTCCACACCATGTATGGCGAGCCGTACTGGTGTGAAGACGCCTATTACCAGTTCACGCTGGCGCAGATTGAAGAGATCGAAAACGCCACCGCCGAGCTGCACCAGATGTGCCTGCAGGTGGTGGAAAAAGTGGTCGGCAGCGACGAGCTGATGGCCAAGTTCTGCATCCCGAAACACACCTGGGAGTTCGTGCGCAGCTCCTGGCGCACCAACCAGCCGTCGCTATACTCGCGCCTCGATCTGGCCTACGACGGCGTCAATCCGCCGAAGCTGCTGGAGAACAACGCCGATACACCAACCTCGCTGTATGAGGCGGCTTTCTTCCAGTGGCTGTGGCTGGAAGACCAGATCAACGCCGGCAAGCTGGATCCGGAATCGGATCAATACAACAGCCTGCAGGAGAAGCTGATCGAGCGTTTCGCCGAGCTGAAAGCGCATCACGGTTTCGGCCTGTTACACCTGGCGTGCTGCCAGGACAGCGAAGAAGATCGCGGCACGGTGCAATATCTGCAGGACTGCGCGCAGGAAGCCGGTCTGCCGACCGAGTTCCTGTTCATGGAGGAGATTGGTCTCGGCGAGAAAGGCCAGTTTACCGATCTGCAGGATCAGGTGATCGGTAACCTGTTCAAGCTCTACCCGTGGGAATTCATGCTGCGCGAGATGTTCTCCACCAAGCTGGAAGACGCCGGCGTGCGCTGGCTGGAGCCGGCCTGGAAGAGCATCATCTCCAACAAAGCGCTGCTGCCGCTGCTGTGGGAAATGTTCCCGAACCACCCGAATCTGTTGCCGGCTTATTTCGCGCAAGACGATCATCCGCCGATGGATCATTACGTCACCAAACCACTGTTCTCACGCGAAGGCGCCAATATCCAGATCGTCGAAAACGGTCAGGAAGTGGCGCGCGTCGATGGGCCTTACGGTGAAGAAGGCATGATCGTGCAGCAGTTCCACCCGCTGCCGAAGTTCGAAGACAGCTACACCTTGATCGGCAGCTGGCTGGTGAACGATCAGCCGTGCGGCATCGGCCTGCGCGAAGATCGCGAACTGATCACGCAGGATCTGTCGCGCTTCTACCCGCACACCATCCTCGGCTGATCGCGCCGCTGAAGACAAAAACGCCAGTCTCTGACTGGCGTTTTTTCTTTACCCCACCTGCACCGACAGCATGCTCAGCGCCCCCATTTCGATACCGTCGATCGGCACGCTGATGGCCTCTTTTCCATCCCAACCGCCGAGCACATACAGCAACGGCAGATAGTGCTCCGGCGTCGGATTGGACAGCGCCGCCCCCTCATGGCGCATGAAATCCACCAGAGGGTGGTTATCGCCCCGATAACGCAGGTTATCCCGGACAAAGTTATTGAACGATTCTGCCCACGGGTAGGCACTGGTATCGCCCTGCCATTTCACCATGCGCAGGTTATGCACCACATTGCCGCTGGCGACGATCATCACCCCCTCATCGCGCAGCGCCGCCAGTTTGCGGCCCAGTTCATAGTGATAGGCCGCCGGCTGCGTGCCGTCGACGCTGAGCTGCACCACCGGGATGTCGGCATTGGGATACATCTTGATCAATACGCCCCAGGAGCCATGATCCAGCCCCCACTCGCCCAGATCGGCCGTCACCGGCACCGGCGCCAGCATTTGCTGCAGCTGCGCAGCCAGCGCGGGAGAGCCCGGCGCCGGATAACGGGTATCGAACAGCGCCTGCGGGAACCCGCCGAAGTCGTGAATGGTTTTGGGTTTTTCCATCGCGGTGACCGCAGTGCCGCGGGTATACCAATGCGCGGAAACCGCCACGATCGCCTTCGGACGCGGCAATGACTCACCCAACGCACGCCATGCCCGGGTGTAACGGTTGTCTTCCAGCACGTTCATCGGGCTACCGTGGCCAAGAAACAGTGCCGGCATACGAGAGGTGTTCATAGGGAGATCCTTAGTTCAAATTGTGCTATGCCGCTACATTACGCGCTTTGCCGCACCAACACAGCCGGATAACCGTGATGAAGATATTCAATAAATTTGAATTAAAAACGGAGGAATGTGCCGACAGACAGAAATATAAAAAATTCATATATTTCAATTAATTAATAAGAAACATGAATGCCATAGCATTACTGCCACACAGATCTAATTTGTGAACAATTTATGTATTTTTTGTTAACGCAATCTATACACTCCTCCTCTGCCGACGGGTGCCGACAGCCCCGCCGCGCGATGGGAATTACGTTTCACCAAGGAGGAATTCATGTTCAAACTCACACTGGCAACCCGCGTGGCGCTTTCCATGTCCTTACTCGCCGGCTGGACGGCAACCGCCGGCGCGGCGGACAACGCGCAGCTGACGCAGCGCGAAGATCCTTACTTCCTTCAAGCGCAAGCCCAGCTGCAACAGC
The sequence above is drawn from the Serratia sp. FDAARGOS_506 genome and encodes:
- the dhaK gene encoding dihydroxyacetone kinase subunit DhaK produces the protein MKKLINQVESVLEEQLQGLAEAHPELLVHADPVFVTRADAPVAGKVAILSGGGSGHEPMHCGFVGEGMLDGACPGEIFTSPTPDKMYECGQAIDGGAGVLLLIKNYTGDVLNFETATELLHDSGVAVATVLVDDDVAVKDSLFTAGRRGVANTVLMEKLLGAAAARGDDLDSVVTLGHRINNHGHSIGIALGACTVPAAGKPSFTLAENEMEFGVGIHGEPGIARRPFTTLNAAVDDMFHTLIDHGHYQRTIRVWDRQQGEWRDEMQTKQPLTRGDRVIALVNNLGATPLSELYGVYHRLVERCAEAGIIIERNLVGSYCTSLDMQGVSITLLNVDDELLSLWDAPVKTPALRWGC
- a CDS encoding glycerol dehydrogenase encodes the protein MLRIIQSPGKYIQGANALAAVGEYAKSLADHYFVIADDFVMQLAGDTLMGSLQQHGVKHHAARFNGECCRKEIDRLGHELQAHGCRGVIGVGGGKTLDTAKAVAHYQQLPVVLIPTIASTDAPTSALSVLYTEQGEFAEYLIYPRNPDMVVMDSTIIAKAPVRLLVAGMGDALSTYFEAQACFDAQATSMAGGKSTLAALSLARLCYDTLLAEGVKAKLAVEAGVVTEAVERIIEANTYLSGIGFESSGLAAAHAIHNGFTVLEECHHLYHGEKVAFGTLAQLVLQNSPMAQIETVLAFCHGIGLPITLAQMGVTGDATAKIMAVAEASCAPGETIHNMPFKVTPAGVQAAILTADRLGAAWLQRH
- the dhaL gene encoding dihydroxyacetone kinase subunit DhaL, with amino-acid sequence MALTKQQVVDWLMRCGEVFSRERDFLTQLDTEIGDADHGLNMNRGFNKVVEKLPSVADKDIGFILKNTGMTLLSSVGGASGPLFGTFFIRAAQAANAKQSLDLAELHQMMQEGVEGVVMRGKAEPGDKTMCDVWWPVVESLGQSAQQNLSVSEALQRAAGSAERAVENTITMQARKGRASYLGERSIGHQDPGATSVMLMMKTLAEVAGS
- the dhaM gene encoding dihydroxyacetone kinase phosphoryl donor subunit DhaM gives rise to the protein MINIVVVSHSALLARGVEQLARQMMRGDGCKLALAAGVDDEKHPIGTDAVKVMEAIEAVADGDGVLVLMDLGSALLSAETALDLLDPDLAAKVRLCAAPLVEGTLAAVVAANSGASLEQVVAEAQGALQAKQAQLGEATSTAKSAALPLAQGKSVTWTVQNPHGLHARPAARLVETLAPFKAELVLEKQGQCVDPRSLNQLALLQVRHGDTIRLIADGAQADEALAAFKALAEQHFGETVSERQQPSLHGIPVAESVTSGPLFQAHSFWPPTADRRIGADEVLGEQQRLREALQHTLSDLNRLAERTGTLIGKPQAAIFGAHSMLLDDPDLQQAAYTRIAQQLCSAEQAWRQVLEAIAEEYRELDDDYMRARELDVRDMLRRTLCHLQGLPLPAIALAEPSILVMDELMPSEVVMLDRRLVLGICLSGGNALSHSAILAKAMGIPMVVGMQDCLSKTRSGQKAMLDAARGVLQLSH
- the ygiD gene encoding 4,5-DOPA dioxygenase extradiol, whose protein sequence is MNTSRMPALFLGHGSPMNVLEDNRYTRAWRALGESLPRPKAIVAVSAHWYTRGTAVTAMEKPKTIHDFGGFPQALFDTRYPAPGSPALAAQLQQMLAPVPVTADLGEWGLDHGSWGVLIKMYPNADIPVVQLSVDGTQPAAYHYELGRKLAALRDEGVMIVASGNVVHNLRMVKWQGDTSAYPWAESFNNFVRDNLRYRGDNHPLVDFMRHEGAALSNPTPEHYLPLLYVLGGWDGKEAISVPIDGIEMGALSMLSVQVG
- a CDS encoding DUF1190 family protein, which produces MKRTKNINQETFRKSWRSYRVAPVALAISAVFMLAGCEKSDETVSLYQNADDCSRANPSMSEQCTTAYNNALKEAAKTAPKYATREDCVAEFGEAQCTQAPAQAGMAAESQSSGSFWMPLMAGYMMGRLMGGSGFAQQPLFTSKNAASPANGKFVDASGKSYGPATAGGRTMTVPKTAMAPKPAVTNTVTRGGFGETVAKQTSMQRSSATSHSGSRSMGG
- a CDS encoding glutathionylspermidine synthase family protein; this translates as MKRIAITERPDWREKATEFGFRFHTMYGEPYWCEDAYYQFTLAQIEEIENATAELHQMCLQVVEKVVGSDELMAKFCIPKHTWEFVRSSWRTNQPSLYSRLDLAYDGVNPPKLLENNADTPTSLYEAAFFQWLWLEDQINAGKLDPESDQYNSLQEKLIERFAELKAHHGFGLLHLACCQDSEEDRGTVQYLQDCAQEAGLPTEFLFMEEIGLGEKGQFTDLQDQVIGNLFKLYPWEFMLREMFSTKLEDAGVRWLEPAWKSIISNKALLPLLWEMFPNHPNLLPAYFAQDDHPPMDHYVTKPLFSREGANIQIVENGQEVARVDGPYGEEGMIVQQFHPLPKFEDSYTLIGSWLVNDQPCGIGLREDRELITQDLSRFYPHTILG